The DNA window ggtcCCCAGCTTCTGCGGCCGATCCCGCGACGTCCCTTCAACCTCAATTTgacgagcgcgacgcccccagacgacgatgatcAAGACTCGCCACAGCCCGGCTTCGCGCTGCGCGACCAAGACTTCTCCGCCCCTCGATTCCTCAACGCGGGCATGACCCCCGTCGAATCGGGCACCTCCATCAGCCGACCCCAGTCATTTATGAATctgacctcgtcgacgcttATGGGCATCTATTCCCAAGCCAGGGGCACCTCTAACCGACTCATCGACCGCGAAGACATCGACACGCCTTGGGGAACCGGCGCCCAGACGCCCATCAAGCGGCCGTCCATCGACGACGCTACGTTTGAGCTGATGCGCGACCGTTCGCAcctcccgcgccgacgaTCCTCGTACCGTCCGGCCGATGCCTCGAGTGCATCCAACGCCGgaagcgtcgccgcccgagcctTCCGCGCAAGCCTACTTTTTATGCTGGGCGTGGGCTACGGCATGATCGTGACGCGCCTCCACAACGAGCAACAGTACCTCGCGGACCTGGCTGAGGGCATCATCAAACCCGGCGCCAACGGAAGGTACCTCGCCTTCTGGGGCGTATCCGGTGTTGTCTTGGGatcgctgctgccgtggtTCGATCGGGTGTGGGTTGACATGTTTGGCGATGAGGTGGTCGACGAGACCGTTGTCATAGCCGATGCTGATGGCTCCGTGGACAAGGAGCTCGGCCCGGGTACCGACTGGGCGCTGGTGATGCGAGCCATTGGTGCCTTTGTCGGGATCATCTTTGCCATCGTAAGTTACACCCGGACACACAAGACCGCCTCGTGACGCCGTGTTGTGCGACCGCTGACCTGATCGCTTGCAGCGCAAACTGCCTTGGGCATCTTCATTGCAAGTGTCGGCCACGCTCGCCTTGGTTAACCCCCTTCTGTGGTGGCTCATTGACCGAAGCAAGCCAGGCTTCGTCCTGTCTGCAGGTGTTGGATTGATCGGATCCGTTCTCCTGCTTGGTCTCAACCCAGAGATGATGCCTGCTCCATCGAGCCGACTTTCGCCCTTGGGCCAGGCTTCTCAGAATGCGTCTGTCGATGCGGACGTCACGGGGGCCAGCACGGCTCAAAATGCGCTTCTTGGGGGCCTCGCGGAACAGGAAACGATCGAGACTGGCGTTTGGATGCTGAGCGTGCTGTTTTGCAGCTGCTTGTGTTTTGGCAACATTGGCAGGCGCTTGGCGTggagccgcggcgccggcggcaggggTCGGTGGGGAGGCGTTCGGTGAAGCACCGCAGGTGAGCGGATGTCATCGGGCCGCGCGAACGTCATACTTGTGTGTCTGTCTTTAATCACGTCTTGTTGGATTATGGCAAGGGGCTTTGGTTTGGGTGGGTTTGGATCGATGGTGATACCCGCAGGACGACTGCTCTCGGTAGAAGGTCGGGCATAGCGGCTGACTCGACGCCAGCGTACTCTGTATATGAATTGATGTTGCACTTGTGCGCTGTAATGTTAGTCTTGTTTAGCCGCCCCGGTTGAGAGGTGTGAAgatgggtgggtggttgAGGCAGAAATGTACAAGGTGCATGAGCCCCGGCATGAGTGGTATGGCACAAGATTCATGCGTCTTCCGGAGAAGCGGCGACAGTCTCCCTCACTCATTATTCACTATTTCCGTTGCGACGAAGGGCCAGTCATCAGGTGATTTCGGAGAGGCCGCTCCACCACACCGTGCCCTTTGGGCTTAAtgggagccgccgcgcctcgcatccatccatgatCCGCGCCGGAATTCGGGAATACCTATCTGAATGCCCCTCGGGAAAGAAGAAGTGGCGTTGCACAAGTGCCCTCGGCCTCTCCCGCATCGTTGACGACACGATTCCGTCGACTCCTCCCTCCCGTGTCCCTGGTTTCTTCTGGCGCGGGTGTGGCCAGGGCAATCGAGCGAAAAGTTGCCCAGATGCCCGCGATGCTCGCGATGGGCGCGATGACGTCGGCTGGCGTGGGGATCGATGCGACCACTGGGCCATCGACGGTAGGTTCGTTTGCACCGTCGGGGCGGCAGGGGCGATTCTCTGGTACGTAGTCGATGGAGCAGGGCCCGTTCCCCACCCGGTGGGACGTccgttgggcggcggcgcagcgcaacCGTGGCAAGCGTGGCACGTCAGGCAGGGTCCCcgctggacggcgacaaAGCTGCAGCCCGGTTGTCAAGAATGTCTCGCGTTCCAAGTGATACCTATGCAGCCGGCAGGACCATACCTATTCAACCTGTCTTGCCTGTGGGTGTCTCCCGACCTCAGCGcgtgctctctctctcagaACTCTGTTGAGTGCATGATACCCATGCCATCCTACGGCACGACCTCGATAGTCCTGGGAGACGGATTGTATTGCACTTGATGATGCGGTGGTCAGCGCTTAGTATACCCGAcatgtatgtacagtatatgtaTGACGGCGCCGCAACGACCCGCCAAGCGCAAAAGGTTCAACCCCCCTGCGTTGGATGACGGATACAAAAGCCTAAAAAACAACAGCAGCGTCATGGACCCTGAAACAGTGCCCCTAGGCCCCCAGAAACAGGCGCAGCCCGCACTCGCTCGCACCTGCTTCCAAGACCGCTCTCACGGCCGCCCCCCCGACTGATTGGCGCAATGCCGGATGATAGGGGCACCGTGCCTCCGTCGGGCCTTCCCCCGCCGAGCGGGACGGCCGTTGATTCGGCAGGAGCGGGCTGctcctgcccgccctgctgggTCGGCGTCTTCCTTCAGCCGTGTCGCGCTCATTGTCTAGGTAGTCACCAGTAACCTGGTACTGGCACTGCACACCTGTGCCGCGCATACACCACCATTCAGGAATGGACGTGTTGGACGCAACGCAGGTATGTATGACGACCTTTCGGAACGAGCAACTACCCACCCGCACCTGCCTctgcactgcactgtacTGCACTTGCAACTGACTGCATCCCGCACACCGGCCTCGCTCCGAAGCGGCGCAAACTACTAGCACACTTGCACCCACCGACAAGAAACATCGTCCGTCCGTTCCTCCGTCCACGCTCCTCTTGCTTCTTGATCCCACTTCCTGCCGCATTTCCATTCAAGGCGCCTCCTGCTCCGAGCTGCATTACAGGAACGCAGCCTCCTCGACCGATCTTGGACTTTCATGCAATACCCAGTGACGGACGCCGGCGTCCCGCAATCTTCATTACCAATCCTCAATCTAGAACGACGAGCCGGCCTGCGTGCTACCCGCCCCCCTCTCGAACCATAATAGTCGACGAACCGCACCCCGTTGTCAAAGTCGACGTCTTTTACATCTCAACGGCAGCGTTGATGCACACTCCTCTACAGCGTTTCTACGTTTCGATCTGCCCATTACCCAGCGCAACGGCCGTCGGACTCGGCGCACCGCTGCAACGTCATCCAGAACGCATTGCGCAATAATTCGGCCCATGCCCGACACGTGCCGGGATCGCTCTTCAATGTGAGCGTCATACGAGATATTACACTTGCATAGCCCGCTGCTCTCGGGACACAAACAGAAGCTTTGCCGGCGCAGGGCTCGAGCGACGACATGCAAACAgactcggcgccgggccaaGACGCTGCGCCCGCAGCCGAGGATGTCGAGCCGATATGGAACCCAACGCCCTCCGCGGATCAAGTGCGGGACATTGTGCGACTCTTCCAATGTCGCATATGCCACCTCCCTTACAATGAGCCCATAACACTGCCATGCGGAAGGAGCATGTGCAAGACGTGTCTGCCTCCGACGCACGCGCGTACAGCCATCACATACCCAAACAATCCGTTTCGGGTGCAGGCTTTCGCATGTCCTTTCCCGGACTGTGGAAAGGAAcatgtcctcgacgactGTGGTGTCGATGTCGTTCTTAACAAGGCAGCGCGCATCATGGCGAACGAGATCAACAAGAGGCAGACCGAGGCTGCCAACCTCGGCATTACAACGAACATTCAGCTCCCACAACCTGAAACAGCCGCAAACGAAACTGCCTTGAGCAGTAGCGAGGCCCATACGGCAGCTGCCGACAAGAAGCTAGTGAGCGGTGACAGGCTTGTTGCGACCTGGGCCTTGGCATCGGAAGGAGACTTGAGATACGATGTAGGCATCGAGTTTCCCAAGGACGATGTCTCCGGCGAGACGCCAACGCATCCCGATGAAGCAACGGCATTCACAACGGAAACGTTGAGCAAGGTCCAGGAAGCCATGCGCACCGAAATGGACTGTCAGGTCTGCTATACCATTCTCTATGATCCTTTAACTACGGGGTGCGGCCACACATTCTGCAGGCCCTGCTTGCATCGCGTCCTCGACCACTCGTATTATTGTCCGGCTTGCAGACGACGGCTGTTTATGAGCCCCCTCCTGCACCGGAATGCATGCCCGTCGAATACCATCATTCTCAACATCACCGAGATTTTCTGGAAGAACGAACTGCTTCATCGGGAGCGTGTCATTGCCGCGGATCGCTTGCGGGAGCTTGATAATGTCGAACTGCCCCTATTCGTCTGTACTCT is part of the Purpureocillium takamizusanense chromosome 7, complete sequence genome and encodes:
- a CDS encoding uncharacterized protein (COG:S~EggNog:ENOG503Q3T8~TransMembrane:5 (o155-175i196-216o252-269i276-295o301-320i)) — encoded protein: MADDGPQLLRPIPRRPFNLNLTSATPPDDDDQDSPQPGFALRDQDFSAPRFLNAGMTPVESGTSISRPQSFMNLTSSTLMGIYSQARGTSNRLIDREDIDTPWGTGAQTPIKRPSIDDATFELMRDRSHLPRRRSSYRPADASSASNAGSVAARAFRASLLFMLGVGYGMIVTRLHNEQQYLADLAEGIIKPGANGRYLAFWGVSGVVLGSLLPWFDRVWVDMFGDEVVDETVVIADADGSVDKELGPGTDWALVMRAIGAFVGIIFAIRKLPWASSLQVSATLALVNPLLWWLIDRSKPGFVLSAGVGLIGSVLLLGLNPEMMPAPSSRLSPLGQASQNASVDADVTGASTAQNALLGGLAEQETIETGVWMLSVLFCSCLCFGNIGRRLAWSRGAGGRGRWGGVR
- a CDS encoding uncharacterized protein (COG:O~EggNog:ENOG503NUN8); the encoded protein is MQTDSAPGQDAAPAAEDVEPIWNPTPSADQVRDIVRLFQCRICHLPYNEPITLPCGRSMCKTCLPPTHARTAITYPNNPFRVQAFACPFPDCGKEHVLDDCGVDVVLNKAARIMANEINKRQTEAANLGITTNIQLPQPETAANETALSSSEAHTAAADKKLVSGDRLVATWALASEGDLRYDVGIEFPKDDVSGETPTHPDEATAFTTETLSKVQEAMRTEMDCQVCYTILYDPLTTGCGHTFCRPCLHRVLDHSYYCPACRRRLFMSPLLHRNACPSNTIILNITEIFWKNELLHRERVIAADRLRELDNVELPLFVCTLAFPDMPTFLHIFEPRYRLMIRRVLDGNKTFGMVLPKEHTRPGEMHFFELGTLLRIVNAQFYPDGRCLIETVGVYRFRVTRFGELDGYAVGETERIVDVPLEEEEALEASEVGSDEEDSRGRSPPMEGGTRGETYGTTNGTNGSSNATTHNQRQPSSTEALSDTSHPSQESTDWVPKTATELNWMTTQELFRFATDFVQRTQEKNIPWLTERMLNIYGPPPQDPAKFPWWLASTLPVNNAEKYRLLGTSSVRDRLKICGTWILEMQKVHW
- a CDS encoding uncharacterized protein (COG:O~EggNog:ENOG503NUN8), which gives rise to MQTDSAPGQDAAPAAEDVEPIWNPTPSADQVRDIVRLFQCRICHLPYNEPITLPCGRSMCKTCLPPTHARTAITYPNNPFRVQAFACPFPDCGKEHVLDDCGVDVVLNKAARIMANEINKRQTEAANLGITTNIQLPQPETAANETALSSSEAHTAAADKKLVSGDRLVATWALASEGDLRYDVGIEFPKDDVSGETPTHPDEATAFTTETLSKVQEAMRTEMDCQVCYTILYDPLTTGCGHTFCRPCLHRVLDHSYYCPACRRRLFMSPLLHRNACPSNTIILNITEIFWKNELLHRERVIAADRLRELDNVELPLFVCTLAFPDMPTFLHIFEPRYRLMIRRVLDGNKTFGMVLPKEHTRPGEMHFFELGTLLRIVNAQFYPDGRCLIETVGVYRFRVTRFGELDGYAVGETERIVDVPLEEEEALEASEVGSDEEDSRGRSPPMEGGTRGETYGTTNGTNGSSNATTHNQRQPSSTEALSDTSHPSQESTDWVPKTATELNWMTTQELFRFATDFVQRTQEKNIPWLTERMLNIYGPPPQDPAKFPWWLASTLPVNNAEKYRLLGTSSVRDRLKICGTWILEMQKVHWAALLS
- a CDS encoding uncharacterized protein (COG:O~EggNog:ENOG503NUN8); the protein is MQTDSAPGQDAAPAAEDVEPIWNPTPSADQVRDIVRLFQCRICHLPYNEPITLPCGRSMCKTCLPPTHARTAITYPNNPFRVQAFACPFPDCGKEHVLDDCGVDVVLNKAARIMANEINKRQTEAANLGITTNIQLPQPETAANETALSSSEAHTAAADKKLVSGDRLVATWALASEGDLRYDVGIEFPKDDVSGETPTHPDEATAFTTETLSKVQEAMRTEMDCQVCYTILYDPLTTGCGHTFCRPCLHRVLDHSYYCPACRRRLFMSPLLHRNACPSNTIILNITEIFWKNELLHRERVIAADRLRELDNVELPLFVCTLAFPDMPTFLHIFEPRYRLMIRRVLDGNKTFGMVLPKEHTRPGEMHFFELGTLLRIVNAQFYPDGRCLIETVGVYRFRVTRFGELDGYAVGETERIVDVPLEEEEALEASEVGSDEEDSRGRSPPMEGGTRGETYGTTNGTNGSSNATTHNQRQPSSTEALSDTSHPSQESTDWVPKTATELNWMTTQELFRFATDFVQRTQEKNIPWLTERMLNIYGPPPQDPAKFPWWLASTLPVNNAEKYRLLGTSSVRDRLKICGTWILEMQKVHWSLNGCVVL